The Enterococcus rotai genome includes a window with the following:
- a CDS encoding isoprenyl transferase, with the protein MLRFFPQKNKYIQEESTFTFNSEGPIPKHVAVIMDGNGRWAQNRRLPRIAGHKEGMNTVKKITKHASKLGVKVLTLYAFSTENWKRPSEEVSFLMQLPVDFFDTFVPELIKENVKVHVMGYKEFLPEHTQDAVERAIDQTKSNTGMVLNFALNYGSRAEIVTAVKEIAQKTADNDLSAEEITETTIADHLMTGFLAEDLRDPELLIRTSGEERISNFLLWQIAYSELFFTDALWPDFNDTLLETALASFQNRNRRFGGLKETEEEEK; encoded by the coding sequence ATGTTACGTTTTTTTCCACAAAAGAATAAATACATACAAGAAGAAAGTACTTTTACATTTAATAGTGAAGGACCTATACCCAAACACGTGGCAGTTATTATGGACGGAAATGGAAGATGGGCGCAAAACCGTCGTTTACCTCGGATAGCCGGGCATAAGGAAGGGATGAACACTGTTAAAAAAATCACGAAGCATGCTAGTAAGTTAGGGGTCAAGGTTTTAACCCTATATGCATTTTCTACAGAGAACTGGAAACGGCCCTCTGAGGAAGTAAGCTTTTTAATGCAGCTACCAGTTGATTTTTTTGATACATTCGTGCCTGAACTGATCAAAGAAAATGTAAAAGTTCATGTGATGGGCTACAAAGAATTCTTACCAGAACATACTCAAGATGCGGTAGAGCGAGCAATTGACCAAACGAAAAGCAATACTGGGATGGTTTTGAATTTCGCTTTAAATTATGGCTCAAGAGCTGAAATCGTTACAGCAGTTAAAGAAATTGCCCAAAAAACAGCGGATAATGACCTTTCAGCTGAAGAAATCACGGAAACTACGATAGCAGATCATTTGATGACTGGTTTTCTGGCTGAGGATTTAAGAGATCCTGAATTGTTGATTCGGACTAGTGGAGAAGAAAGAATCAGTAATTTTTTACTTTGGCAAATTGCCTATAGTGAGTTATTTTTCACAGATGCTTTATGGCCTGACTTTAATGATACATTATTAGAAACGGCACTAGCATCGTTTCAAAATCGGAATCGCCGTTTTGGTGGTTTAAAGGAAACTGAGGAGGAAGAAAAATGA
- a CDS encoding PASTA domain-containing protein — MSDFLSNFSGENYEKTRQEKNKQKEQSDKPERKKIARPEKKASKQEPLADEAVQPEVSFGPQNSPENVENSTGEQHKNLTNEPEDLIYTKKRIKKKKYEPKKATTTSESVATTPVNQSKNPEEVIETDPTYKKKKIRKFIFLGLGGLAAALLLYFGYYQLTHVKVPDFEGKELSEVRVWTTENGVKLQVEQKYDFAKEANVVIHQNVKNKKIKKGKELVVDASLGADPEEIISLPDFKEMKLDDAKSWIKEQKAENLAIIEEYSDKVAAGDYLKFEITNKDVKAENYKRKDKAKVYFSKGKEVFEKNISVPDFAGKAKEEATEWAKKNEITLKVDEADSETVESGKVISQSVGKDTKVAKKESMSVTVSTGKALVVPDFSQFTAEEAESKANGLQVQVKQLFNDQVPYGQFISQSVEIGKKYTEKEEKPVIQVVYSFGKPYLKDLRDSTLEGDLQKIFYDEYQSKGANITYQVYYVDSTVTKGTVVKMSQYNEFIPINSVVQIGISKGNLKPEENKPSDKPE; from the coding sequence ATGAGTGATTTTCTATCAAATTTTAGCGGGGAAAACTATGAAAAGACCCGTCAGGAAAAAAATAAGCAAAAAGAGCAGTCAGACAAACCGGAACGGAAAAAAATAGCAAGACCAGAAAAAAAAGCAAGCAAGCAAGAGCCATTAGCGGATGAAGCAGTCCAACCTGAAGTTTCCTTTGGACCACAAAACAGTCCTGAAAATGTAGAGAATTCTACTGGGGAACAGCATAAGAACCTAACAAACGAGCCAGAAGATTTAATCTATACCAAAAAACGCATCAAAAAGAAAAAATACGAACCGAAAAAAGCAACCACTACAAGTGAATCAGTGGCAACAACACCTGTAAATCAGTCCAAGAATCCTGAAGAAGTGATTGAAACAGACCCAACATACAAAAAGAAAAAAATCCGAAAATTTATTTTTCTTGGTTTAGGTGGTTTAGCTGCAGCCCTATTATTATACTTTGGATATTACCAATTGACGCATGTCAAAGTACCTGATTTTGAAGGGAAAGAATTATCAGAAGTACGCGTCTGGACTACGGAAAATGGTGTGAAACTTCAAGTTGAACAGAAATATGATTTTGCTAAAGAAGCAAATGTCGTTATCCATCAAAATGTGAAAAATAAAAAAATAAAAAAAGGCAAAGAATTAGTTGTTGATGCAAGTTTAGGCGCAGATCCTGAAGAGATTATTTCGCTTCCTGATTTTAAAGAAATGAAACTAGACGATGCAAAAAGCTGGATCAAGGAACAAAAAGCTGAAAACTTGGCAATCATCGAAGAGTACAGTGACAAAGTCGCAGCAGGTGATTATCTGAAATTTGAGATAACCAATAAAGATGTAAAAGCTGAAAATTACAAACGTAAAGACAAAGCAAAAGTTTATTTCTCAAAAGGAAAAGAAGTCTTTGAAAAAAATATTTCAGTGCCAGATTTTGCTGGAAAAGCGAAAGAAGAAGCAACAGAATGGGCGAAAAAAAATGAGATTACACTGAAAGTCGATGAAGCCGATTCCGAAACAGTTGAGAGTGGCAAAGTCATTTCGCAAAGTGTTGGAAAAGATACCAAAGTTGCGAAAAAAGAATCGATGTCGGTCACTGTCTCAACAGGTAAAGCTTTAGTAGTGCCTGATTTTTCACAGTTTACTGCCGAGGAAGCAGAATCAAAGGCAAATGGCTTACAAGTGCAAGTGAAGCAGTTGTTCAATGATCAAGTTCCTTATGGCCAATTTATTAGTCAATCAGTAGAAATCGGGAAAAAATACACTGAAAAAGAAGAAAAACCTGTGATCCAAGTAGTCTATTCTTTTGGGAAACCATATCTTAAAGATTTACGAGATAGTACTTTAGAAGGTGATCTTCAAAAGATTTTTTATGATGAATATCAATCTAAAGGTGCGAATATCACGTATCAGGTTTATTACGTGGATTCTACCGTAACAAAAGGAACAGTAGTTAAAATGAGTCAATACAATGAGTTCATTCCAATCAATTCTGTGGTTCAAATTGGGATCAGTAAAGGCAATTTGAAACCTGAAGAAAATAAACCTTCTGATAAACCAGAGTAA
- a CDS encoding ABC transporter ATP-binding protein, translated as MAILETKNLSYFYQDGDQRRFILKDTSVSFEQGKFYTILGQSGSGKTTFLSLISALDTPKEGQVLLKGQDIKTIGYEKYRRDDISIIFQSYNLVPYLTALENVLVAMSITDNELPANQKEVAYNLLDYIGITSEKADRLVNQLSGGEQQRVAIARALATNVDIILADEPTGNLDEGMEQEIVDIFQNLAKVHNKCVIVVTHSNDIADQSDETYYLKKGVLKKYE; from the coding sequence ATGGCGATTTTAGAAACAAAAAATCTCAGCTATTTTTATCAAGATGGCGATCAGCGCCGTTTTATTTTAAAAGATACTAGTGTCTCATTTGAACAAGGAAAATTTTACACGATCTTAGGACAATCTGGCTCAGGAAAAACAACCTTTCTTTCTTTGATCAGTGCCTTAGATACCCCAAAAGAAGGACAAGTTTTACTAAAGGGGCAAGATATTAAGACAATTGGCTATGAAAAATACCGTCGTGATGATATTAGCATTATCTTCCAAAGCTATAATTTAGTCCCTTACTTGACTGCATTAGAAAATGTTTTAGTTGCAATGTCAATTACTGATAATGAATTGCCAGCGAATCAAAAAGAAGTGGCCTATAACCTCTTGGATTATATTGGTATTACGAGCGAAAAGGCAGACCGACTTGTAAACCAACTCTCTGGCGGTGAACAACAACGTGTTGCAATTGCCAGAGCTTTAGCAACAAATGTCGATATCATTTTGGCGGATGAACCAACCGGGAATTTAGATGAAGGTATGGAACAAGAAATTGTCGATATCTTTCAGAACCTTGCTAAAGTCCATAATAAATGTGTTATTGTTGTGACCCATTCCAATGATATTGCTGACCAGTCTGATGAGACTTATTACCTGAAAAAAGGTGTGTTAAAAAAATATGAGTGA
- the frr gene encoding ribosome recycling factor gives MSGTVLATAKEKMSKAEQSLQRELGQIRAGRANASLLDRIQVDYYGALTPVNQLAGINIPEARVLMITPFDKNSLEDIEKAIQASDIGISPTNDGTVIRLVIPQLTEERRKELAKDVKKAAENAKIAVRNIRRDAIDELKKQQKGNDITEDELRSLEKEAQKLTDDSVKNIDTITAEKEKELLEV, from the coding sequence ATGAGTGGAACTGTATTAGCAACAGCAAAAGAAAAAATGAGTAAAGCAGAACAAAGTTTACAACGTGAACTTGGTCAAATCCGTGCAGGACGTGCCAATGCAAGTCTGTTAGACAGAATTCAAGTGGATTACTATGGCGCACTTACACCAGTGAACCAACTTGCTGGAATTAATATTCCGGAAGCACGTGTTTTAATGATCACGCCATTTGATAAAAACTCACTGGAAGATATCGAAAAAGCTATCCAAGCAAGTGATATCGGCATTAGCCCAACCAATGACGGTACAGTGATTCGTTTAGTGATTCCACAGTTAACAGAAGAACGTCGTAAAGAATTAGCAAAAGACGTGAAAAAAGCTGCAGAAAACGCTAAAATTGCTGTTCGAAACATTCGTCGTGATGCAATCGATGAATTAAAAAAACAACAAAAAGGTAACGATATTACTGAAGATGAATTACGTAGCTTGGAAAAAGAAGCACAAAAGCTAACAGATGATAGCGTTAAAAATATTGACACTATTACTGCTGAAAAAGAAAAAGAACTTCTAGAAGTTTAA
- a CDS encoding ABC transporter permease produces MNFINRALCSVTRKKGKSLILFAVIFVLGNVIAGSIAIQQSTQNVEKSVKKQLGGMATIQLDYENNQEEFAKEDLKIDQLKVDLMKKIGDSPYVKYYDYNALSMSQTKELKSATLDAEQSGAMMEGFTLKGSNYHKILDVEEKNIKLVDGKVFTQEEIDNGKNVGLISSKVAEENGLSVGDQMVMDTRGYDYNESGEEKELFKIDVPIQIIGIFEPTTVEMKDKEKKKNDEQDMNQQFMSLQQINTIYLPNKTVLEINKDYTEKLKKVAPDSVFIPEEDQEEYYTPIYVLKSPDDVEAFKQETQPLLPKLYTVKASTDQYEQIGGSMKKMSQISGYVVMIAVIATLLIISLVVLLFMRDRKHELGIYLSLGDKRSHVMGQIIIEMLIISGIALILSLITGNFLGKIVSESLLNSDLLSNSNDQMNMYMGLDGLGSTMLTSDDIMNAYEVKFSLGYIITYLVVGLGTVLLAAILPLLYIVRLNPKKIMM; encoded by the coding sequence GTGAATTTTATTAATCGTGCATTGTGCAGTGTTACAAGAAAAAAGGGGAAATCACTCATTTTATTTGCAGTGATATTTGTATTGGGAAATGTTATTGCAGGATCGATCGCAATTCAGCAGTCGACACAGAATGTTGAAAAAAGCGTCAAAAAACAGTTAGGTGGTATGGCAACTATTCAACTTGATTACGAAAACAATCAAGAAGAGTTTGCAAAAGAAGACCTTAAAATTGATCAACTTAAAGTTGATTTGATGAAAAAAATCGGAGACTCTCCTTATGTGAAATACTATGATTATAATGCTCTATCAATGTCACAAACGAAAGAGTTGAAAAGTGCAACATTAGATGCAGAACAATCAGGAGCAATGATGGAAGGATTTACCTTAAAAGGTTCAAACTATCATAAAATTTTAGATGTTGAAGAAAAAAATATAAAATTAGTAGACGGTAAAGTGTTTACTCAAGAAGAGATTGATAACGGTAAAAACGTAGGGCTGATTTCTTCGAAAGTTGCAGAAGAAAATGGACTTTCAGTTGGAGACCAAATGGTGATGGATACTCGAGGTTATGACTATAACGAGAGTGGCGAAGAAAAGGAATTATTTAAAATAGATGTTCCTATACAAATTATAGGGATTTTTGAGCCAACAACGGTAGAAATGAAAGATAAAGAGAAGAAAAAGAATGATGAACAAGATATGAATCAGCAATTTATGTCATTACAACAAATCAATACAATCTACTTACCAAATAAAACTGTACTAGAAATCAATAAAGATTATACAGAAAAATTAAAAAAAGTTGCACCAGATAGTGTATTTATTCCAGAAGAAGATCAAGAAGAATATTATACACCTATCTATGTCCTAAAAAGCCCAGATGATGTTGAAGCCTTCAAACAAGAGACGCAACCTCTGTTACCTAAGTTGTATACAGTGAAAGCATCAACGGATCAATACGAACAAATTGGCGGCAGTATGAAAAAAATGTCTCAAATTTCAGGTTATGTCGTGATGATTGCCGTTATCGCAACATTATTGATTATTTCCCTTGTGGTTTTATTGTTTATGCGTGATCGTAAACATGAATTAGGCATTTATCTATCATTAGGTGATAAACGAAGTCATGTCATGGGACAAATTATCATTGAAATGCTGATAATAAGTGGAATCGCATTGATTTTGTCACTGATCACAGGTAATTTCTTAGGAAAAATAGTTTCAGAGTCCTTACTAAATAGTGATTTATTAAGCAATTCTAACGATCAAATGAATATGTATATGGGATTAGATGGATTAGGGTCAACCATGTTAACATCGGATGATATCATGAATGCTTATGAAGTGAAATTCTCATTAGGCTATATCATTACCTATTTAGTTGTAGGATTAGGAACAGTATTGTTAGCGGCTATTTTACCGTTGCTCTATATTGTTCGCTTGAATCCAAAGAAAATCATGATGTAG
- the pyrH gene encoding UMP kinase has product MVKPKYQRVVLKLSGEALAGEEGFGIKPPTIKEIVEEIKEVHELGIEMAIVVGGGNIWRGQIGAQMGMERAQADYMGMLATVMNALALQDTLENIGVPTRVQTSIEMRQIAEPYIRRRAERHLEKGRIVIFAGGTGNPYFSTDTTAALRAAEINADVILMAKNNVDGVYSADPKLDSSAVKFEELTHLDVISKGLQVMDSTASSLSMDNDIPLVVFNLNETGNIRRACLGENIGTTVRGK; this is encoded by the coding sequence ATGGTAAAACCTAAATATCAACGTGTTGTATTAAAGTTAAGTGGCGAAGCTTTGGCCGGAGAAGAAGGGTTTGGAATAAAACCTCCAACAATCAAAGAGATTGTAGAAGAAATTAAAGAAGTTCATGAACTAGGTATCGAAATGGCAATTGTTGTTGGTGGTGGAAATATCTGGCGTGGGCAAATTGGTGCTCAAATGGGTATGGAACGCGCTCAAGCAGATTATATGGGAATGTTGGCTACTGTAATGAATGCTTTAGCCTTACAAGATACTTTAGAAAATATAGGTGTGCCAACTCGTGTTCAAACATCAATCGAAATGCGTCAAATCGCGGAGCCGTATATCCGTCGTCGTGCGGAACGTCATTTAGAAAAAGGACGTATCGTGATTTTCGCTGGGGGAACAGGGAACCCGTACTTCTCTACCGACACTACTGCAGCGTTACGTGCAGCAGAAATTAATGCCGATGTCATTTTAATGGCTAAAAACAATGTTGATGGTGTATACTCTGCCGATCCTAAATTAGATTCAAGTGCAGTCAAATTTGAAGAATTGACACATTTAGATGTCATCTCAAAAGGATTGCAGGTAATGGACTCAACAGCTAGTTCGCTAAGCATGGATAATGATATTCCATTAGTCGTTTTCAATTTAAATGAAACAGGTAACATTCGCCGCGCATGTCTTGGCGAAAATATCGGAACAACCGTAAGGGGGAAATAA
- a CDS encoding phosphatidate cytidylyltransferase: MRQRVITAAVALVVFIPIIWYGGFVIELAAALLAVVGVYELFRMKGLEIASFEGVLSALGAIFLVLPKDRWFFFLPEKADNFILFYLTVMILLGGLVASKNMYTISQAGFPVITSLYVGVGFQNFVSARHTGFVVLLYALFVVWSTDIGAYFIGKRFGKRKLWPEVSPNKTIEGSLGGILCAVVIAFLFLILTPNKELFTYNLPIMLLITVVFSIVGQFGDLVESSIKRHYDVKDSGTILPGHGGILDRFDSLLFVFPIMHLFGLF, encoded by the coding sequence ATGAGACAACGCGTTATTACAGCGGCCGTAGCATTAGTTGTTTTTATACCGATTATTTGGTACGGCGGTTTCGTGATCGAACTCGCAGCAGCATTATTAGCTGTTGTTGGAGTGTATGAGCTATTTAGAATGAAAGGATTGGAAATCGCCAGTTTTGAAGGCGTTCTTTCTGCTCTAGGTGCAATATTTTTAGTGCTACCTAAAGATCGCTGGTTCTTCTTTTTACCTGAAAAAGCAGATAATTTCATTTTATTCTACCTAACTGTCATGATTTTGCTAGGTGGCTTAGTTGCATCAAAAAATATGTATACAATCTCCCAAGCAGGATTTCCGGTGATCACCAGCCTATATGTGGGTGTTGGTTTTCAAAACTTTGTCAGTGCTAGACATACTGGTTTTGTGGTCTTATTATATGCATTATTTGTTGTTTGGTCGACGGATATCGGTGCATATTTTATTGGTAAACGATTTGGCAAAAGAAAATTGTGGCCAGAAGTTTCGCCCAATAAAACAATTGAAGGTTCACTAGGGGGAATTCTTTGTGCTGTTGTAATAGCATTCTTATTCTTGATATTGACACCTAATAAAGAGTTATTCACTTATAATTTACCAATCATGTTACTTATCACGGTAGTTTTTTCGATTGTTGGTCAGTTTGGCGATCTAGTCGAGTCATCAATCAAGCGACACTATGATGTGAAGGATTCTGGAACTATTTTACCAGGGCATGGTGGGATCTTAGATCGATTTGATAGCCTACTTTTTGTTTTTCCAATCATGCATTTATTCGGACTATTTTAA
- the rseP gene encoding RIP metalloprotease RseP produces MKTIITFIIVFGILVLVHEFGHFFFAKRSGILVREFAIGMGPKIFAHQGKDGTTYTIRILPIGGYVRMAGMGEDETELAPGMPLSVELNEQEEVVKINTSKKVQLTNSIPMEMLAADLEKELFIKGYVNGDESEEITYKVNHDATIIEQDGTEVRIAPIDVQFQSAKLWQRMLTNFAGPMNNFILALVLFTVYVFMQGGVTYTNTNLIGGIQPDSPAEKASLKADDRIVSIDGKSVDDWNDFTKIIQDSPDKELNLMVESAGKTREVDITPKSQKSGKQEIGVIGILPPKKTGLADKLLGGVQTTLSSSMQIFKALKSLFTGFSLDKLGGPVMMFQMSAEASKAGINTVIWLMAMLSVNLGIINLLPIPALDGGKIVLNIFEGLRGKPLSQEKEGLLTLIGFGFIMLLMVLVTWNDIQRFFF; encoded by the coding sequence ATGAAAACAATTATTACATTTATTATTGTCTTTGGAATTCTTGTCTTAGTGCATGAATTTGGACATTTTTTCTTCGCAAAGCGTTCAGGTATTTTAGTACGAGAATTTGCGATTGGTATGGGTCCAAAGATTTTTGCCCATCAAGGAAAAGACGGAACGACTTACACGATTCGGATATTGCCGATCGGGGGTTATGTCCGCATGGCAGGAATGGGAGAAGATGAAACAGAGTTAGCTCCCGGAATGCCACTTTCTGTTGAGTTAAACGAGCAGGAAGAAGTTGTAAAAATCAATACAAGTAAGAAAGTACAGTTAACTAATAGTATTCCGATGGAAATGTTAGCAGCTGATTTGGAAAAAGAGTTGTTCATCAAAGGATATGTCAATGGTGATGAGTCGGAAGAAATCACCTATAAAGTGAATCATGATGCGACTATCATTGAGCAAGATGGAACCGAAGTTAGAATTGCACCAATCGATGTCCAATTCCAATCAGCAAAATTATGGCAACGAATGTTGACCAATTTTGCTGGACCGATGAATAATTTTATTCTAGCTCTCGTGTTATTTACAGTTTATGTCTTTATGCAAGGTGGCGTGACGTACACAAATACCAATTTAATCGGTGGTATCCAACCAGACAGTCCGGCTGAAAAAGCAAGCTTGAAAGCAGATGATCGTATTGTATCGATTGATGGAAAATCTGTCGATGATTGGAATGATTTCACAAAGATCATTCAAGATAGCCCAGATAAAGAATTAAATCTGATGGTCGAATCTGCTGGCAAAACAAGAGAAGTGGATATAACGCCTAAAAGTCAAAAATCTGGTAAGCAAGAAATTGGTGTGATAGGGATCTTGCCACCAAAGAAAACAGGTTTAGCAGATAAGTTGCTTGGCGGTGTTCAAACAACATTAAGTAGTTCTATGCAAATTTTCAAAGCGCTAAAATCATTATTTACTGGATTTAGTTTAGATAAATTGGGTGGTCCGGTAATGATGTTCCAAATGTCTGCAGAAGCTTCAAAAGCAGGCATCAACACGGTGATCTGGCTAATGGCAATGTTATCAGTCAATCTAGGCATCATCAATTTACTGCCAATACCAGCACTTGATGGCGGTAAGATCGTATTAAATATTTTTGAAGGGCTTAGAGGCAAACCTTTAAGTCAAGAAAAAGAAGGTTTACTAACATTGATTGGTTTTGGTTTCATCATGCTATTGATGGTGTTAGTGACTTGGAATGATATTCAACGTTTTTTCTTTTAA
- a CDS encoding 1-deoxy-D-xylulose-5-phosphate reductoisomerase, with protein sequence MFRVFLFNMKNIALLGATGSIGTNTVDVVMAYPELFKIVSLTFHSNSEKGAELIERLKPRYVGVGSEKIKAELTDRFPDIEFGVGAEGLVGAAIYEAVDVVLTAITGSVGLLPTMAAIEVGKDIALANKETLVMAGKWVMEAAEKNNVNILPVDSEHSAIFQCLEGQKVDNLKELVITASGGSFRDLTRDELKTVTLEQALNHPNWSMGKKITIDSSTMMNKGLEVIEAHWLFGTDYDKIKVVLHKESIVHSMIALKDGAYLAQMGPSDMREPIQYALTYPDRLPIKNELAFDLTQIGQLNFEPMDFNRFPMLDLAFTVGKKGGAYPTVYNAANEIAATSFIDGKISYLQIEQFVQRAVDHYQETTEVTLSEVIEIDKQTRTIVERWIKEEGRL encoded by the coding sequence ATGTTCAGGGTTTTTCTTTTTAATATGAAAAATATAGCATTATTAGGAGCAACGGGCTCTATTGGCACAAACACCGTAGATGTTGTTATGGCATACCCTGAACTCTTCAAAATCGTTTCGCTGACGTTTCATTCTAATAGTGAAAAAGGGGCAGAATTAATTGAACGCTTGAAACCACGATATGTCGGTGTGGGCTCAGAAAAAATTAAAGCAGAGTTAACGGACCGCTTTCCCGATATCGAGTTTGGTGTAGGAGCAGAAGGTCTTGTAGGAGCTGCCATATATGAGGCAGTGGATGTTGTCTTAACAGCTATAACAGGAAGTGTAGGGTTACTCCCTACGATGGCAGCTATCGAAGTGGGGAAAGATATTGCATTAGCCAATAAAGAGACCTTGGTTATGGCAGGGAAATGGGTCATGGAAGCAGCAGAAAAAAATAATGTCAACATCTTACCTGTCGATAGTGAACATTCAGCGATCTTTCAATGTTTGGAAGGGCAGAAAGTTGATAACTTGAAGGAGTTAGTGATTACGGCTTCAGGAGGCAGCTTTAGAGACCTAACACGTGATGAGTTGAAAACTGTGACTTTAGAACAAGCCTTAAACCATCCAAATTGGTCGATGGGGAAAAAAATTACCATAGATTCTTCTACAATGATGAATAAAGGGTTAGAAGTTATCGAGGCTCATTGGTTATTTGGTACAGATTATGATAAAATAAAAGTTGTTTTACATAAAGAAAGTATTGTTCATTCAATGATTGCGTTAAAAGATGGAGCTTACTTGGCTCAAATGGGGCCAAGTGATATGCGGGAACCAATTCAGTATGCATTGACTTACCCGGATCGATTGCCAATCAAAAATGAGTTGGCATTTGATTTAACTCAGATTGGTCAATTGAATTTTGAACCGATGGATTTCAATCGTTTTCCGATGCTGGATCTAGCTTTTACAGTTGGGAAAAAAGGTGGTGCTTATCCAACTGTCTATAATGCGGCGAATGAAATTGCGGCAACTTCATTTATAGACGGAAAGATTTCGTATTTACAAATCGAACAATTCGTGCAACGAGCAGTCGATCATTATCAAGAAACGACCGAAGTCACTTTATCAGAAGTGATTGAAATCGATAAACAAACAAGAACTATTGTAGAAAGATGGATAAAGGAAGAAGGTCGGTTATGA
- a CDS encoding proline--tRNA ligase gives MKQSKMLIPTLREVPNDAEVLSHQMLLRAGYIRQVSAGIYSYLPLANRVLEKLKKIMREEFDKIDAIEMLMPALLPAELWKESGRYETYGPNLYRLKDRNERDYILGPTHEETFTELIRDEVNSYKRLPLNLYQIQTKYRDEKRPRFGLLRGREFIMKDGYSFHADEESLDQSYRDYEKAYSAIFERCGLNFRAIIGDGGAMGGKDSKEFMAISEIGEDTICFSTDGDYAANLEMATSLYTPKKSHETQLDIEKIATPDVSSIEQVAAFFNVEAQRIIKSVLFMADEEPVLVLVRGDHEVNDVKLKNFLGVDFLEEATDEDARKYLGADFGSVGPVELSEEVKLFADLHVQDLANAITGANETGFHLSNVNPGRDFTPISYEDLRFVQEGDPSPDGNGVLEFTKGIEIGHIFKLGTRYSEAMGATVLDENGREKHVIMGCYGIGVSRLLSAIVEQNIDENGINWPAGISPFDLHVVQMNIKDEYQIKLAQEVEEMMSMAGYEVLVDDRNERAGVKFADADLIGCPIRITVGKKAVDGVVEVKIKRTGEMVEVRKEELESTLSILLNADKD, from the coding sequence ATGAAACAGTCAAAAATGCTAATCCCAACTTTACGTGAGGTGCCTAATGATGCAGAAGTCTTGAGCCACCAAATGTTACTTAGAGCAGGGTATATTCGCCAAGTCTCAGCAGGAATTTATTCTTATTTACCATTAGCAAATCGAGTACTTGAAAAATTGAAAAAAATCATGCGAGAAGAGTTTGATAAAATCGATGCGATCGAAATGTTGATGCCAGCCTTACTTCCAGCAGAATTGTGGAAAGAATCTGGTCGTTACGAAACGTACGGTCCTAACTTATATCGTTTAAAAGACCGTAATGAACGTGACTATATTCTTGGTCCTACACATGAAGAAACGTTTACAGAATTGATTCGAGATGAAGTGAACTCATACAAACGTTTACCGTTGAATCTTTATCAAATTCAGACAAAATACCGTGATGAAAAACGTCCTCGCTTTGGCTTGTTGAGAGGTCGAGAATTTATTATGAAAGACGGTTATTCATTCCATGCAGATGAAGAAAGTTTGGACCAATCTTATCGCGATTATGAAAAAGCGTATTCTGCTATATTTGAGCGTTGCGGTTTGAATTTCCGTGCAATCATTGGTGATGGCGGAGCAATGGGTGGAAAAGATTCTAAAGAATTTATGGCGATTTCTGAAATCGGTGAAGATACAATTTGTTTTTCAACAGATGGCGATTATGCTGCCAATTTAGAAATGGCAACGAGTCTATATACTCCGAAAAAATCACATGAAACGCAATTGGACATCGAAAAAATTGCAACACCGGATGTTAGCTCAATCGAGCAAGTTGCAGCATTTTTCAACGTGGAAGCACAACGTATTATCAAGTCTGTTTTATTTATGGCTGACGAAGAACCTGTATTAGTACTAGTTCGTGGTGATCATGAAGTAAACGACGTTAAATTGAAAAACTTCTTGGGTGTTGATTTCTTAGAGGAAGCAACGGATGAAGATGCGCGTAAATACTTAGGTGCTGATTTTGGTTCAGTTGGTCCTGTTGAATTATCAGAAGAAGTAAAACTATTTGCTGATCTTCATGTTCAAGATTTAGCGAATGCGATCACTGGTGCTAATGAAACAGGTTTCCATTTAAGCAATGTTAATCCTGGACGTGACTTTACACCAATCAGCTATGAAGATTTACGATTTGTTCAAGAAGGTGATCCTTCACCAGATGGCAACGGCGTTTTAGAATTTACTAAAGGGATCGAAATCGGTCATATCTTTAAACTAGGTACTCGCTACAGTGAAGCAATGGGTGCAACAGTTTTAGATGAAAATGGTCGAGAAAAACATGTGATCATGGGCTGTTATGGAATCGGTGTAAGCCGTTTACTTTCTGCAATCGTTGAACAAAATATCGATGAGAATGGTATTAATTGGCCAGCTGGCATTTCACCATTTGATCTACATGTTGTTCAAATGAACATAAAAGATGAATATCAAATAAAACTAGCGCAAGAAGTTGAAGAAATGATGTCAATGGCTGGTTATGAAGTATTAGTAGATGATCGAAATGAGCGAGCAGGTGTAAAATTTGCTGATGCTGACTTGATCGGTTGTCCAATCCGCATCACTGTCGGTAAAAAGGCTGTTGATGGTGTCGTAGAAGTTAAAATCAAGCGTACTGGCGAAATGGTTGAAGTTCGGAAAGAAGAGCTTGAAAGTACATTATCTATACTGTTGAATGCAGATAAAGACTAA